Genomic window (Pirellulaceae bacterium):
CAAGAACTATCGAACGGTCGCAAGGATTCTCAAAAGCTCACACCCGAAGAAGCTCGGCTGGTCATGAAAGCGATTGAAGAGGTCGAACGCGAAGAAGCAGCTGATCAGGAAAGTCAACACGACGGCCCATCTTAAGCAGGTTTGGCCTTTTCAAACTTGCACTCGTGTCCATCGTCCACTTTTATAATAGGCTGTGGACACGATTGCGCGAAACGTGATCTCGCTACAGATAGCGACCCAAATGCCGGCCACCCCTTGGTCATATACGACACCGACGATGTAGGCAGCGGGTAGGCGGATGAAGATGGTTGAACCGGCGACAATCAGCGTTGCCATTCTCGTATCTCCAGCTCCTCGCAACGATTGATCGAAGACCATTGCCGTTCCCAGGAATACCTGTGCAGGCCCGCAAATGCGCAAAAGTTGGGGAGCCATCTTAAGTAATTCTGGTTCGCTAGTGATCAAACGCACTAACTGATAGGGGACCAGCATAAAAATCAGTCCCATACTACCCATCGTGATGGCCGCGATCAGCAGGCAGTAAGAGGTTGCTTGTTTGGCTCGCTGCACGTCTCCCAGTCCCAGGTACTGGCCGGTGAGTGTTGCGGCTGCAACTGCCAGCGCCCAACCGGGTAAATAGCTGATCGCTTCGATGCGAATCACGATCACGTGAGCACCTAGAGCTCCTGGTTCACTCGTTCTTCCGATGTAACCCACGATCGACGCGATCAAGAAATTACCGGTCCACATCGTCAAAGAGTCGAGGAATTGTGGAGTGCTAATGCGTAAAATCCGCCGCATGGTTTTCGGCTCTGGCCGCAATCGGCCCCAACCAAGTCGAAGCGGGGAGTTGCCACTGCGAAGTGCACGTACAGCCAGAATCGAACCCACACACCAGGCAATTACCGTCCCGGCGGCAATACCGTGCACCCCGTATCCACCCAGGGGTGCGGAAGCGAATACAAACAGCAAGCTACAAGCGACATTGATCAGGTTGACAACGGCAAGGATTCGGAACGGAGTTTTGGTATCGCCGGAGGCGCGGAGACAAGCATTCGAAACGAACAGAACGCCGCTGGCTGGGGCTGCGATCGCTAGGACTCGTAAGTAGGTGGCTGCCATCTGAATACTGTCATCGGACAGGTTCATGGAGGCCGAGATTAAATCGGCAGTCAGTAGTAGAAATGCGGTCAGGAAAAGACCGACTACCAAACCGAATACGATCGCTTGTCCCAACGCTTTGTTTGCCAAACGCCGCTGGCGTGCGCCAATCGCACGCGAGACCAATGCGGCCGCACCGATACCGACCGCTCCATACATGAGCACCATCAGCCAGCCGATATAGGCCGCAACCGCAATTGATTCAGTGGCCTGGACGCTTAGCCGTCCAGCAATCGCGGTATCAACGAAGCCAACCAGAAATCCGAGTAACTGTTCCATGAGCGGCCAAATGGCCAGGACCAAGACCTGGCGCCAGACAGACAGCCCCGCAAGTCGTCCTGGTAGTTCAGGCGTCTTGGAGCTGGAAGAATTTTTCGGTTCGCTGGTATCTGGTTCGCTGGTATCTGATTCGCTGGTATCTGGTGCCATCTCGTTAATTTTCTTGGTCGAACACGTGGGCAGGGGGCTCACTATAGCGTAGCAGTTACCAATCGACGAATCCTCTGACGGCGAGATTCGAGATCGATGATGCCCACGGTTGATGCCCGCGGTTGATGCCCGCGGTTCGTTCGATTGATTGGTCGATACCTATCAGATACCGCGGAAGGCACGCCCGCTGCATTGTCGTGGGGTAAGCGGAGCTTGACAATTGTGAGTCACCGAGGTGATCGACGCTCGCAGTCATTCCGTTTCCACCCGGTCAGTTGTCCAAACGACCTGCGTTGCGAATCGTGACTAGAAAGCCCGCATCGCGTGGTGATCGGGCGCGGAGCGTGCGAAAGGGGAGGCTGCAATACGGGTTGCTGACTGATGCCGTTTGACCTGGTAGAACGTTTTGGAATCGGAAGTTTTCGTCTCACGCATCGACTGTTTGATCGAAATAGAAGAGCCGTAAAGGATCATTGTTTAGGCTGCCTTTGATCGGCGACCTCCTGAGGTAAAGCGGAGCTTTCGTTGGATATAACTTCGAAAGCGAAAGGCTCGGTTGCTAATCGCTTGGCAGCCAATGAAAGCTTCGTGCCCGCTTCGATGTGGGTCACGATAATCGAACTTCCAGTCGGCGAAGGTGCCTTCCCATTTCTCAGGTTTACAGCTGGCGACAGATAATGTGTAGACGGAGGAGGCTCGATGGCGATTGAAGTCTTGATAAATCAGCTCGAATCCCTGACGTTCAAAGAGTTTCTGGATGGCAAGTGGCGTTAATCGCCAATAATCACCGTAATTCGAGTGATACTGTTGCAGGAATGGCAGGATGATCACAACTGTATCCCGCGACATGCTGCACAGATTACTAAACGCTTGCTGAATATTGAATACATGTTCGAGTGTCGTGTGATTGAACACGGTGTCAAAGCGGCTTTCCAATTCCTCGGGGAGAGTGGCTTCTAGATCGAGATAGATCTCACCCTCTTGGCCTTGGAAACCGCGTTTGTCAGCGTCGAAATTTGTGATGGTATAGCTGGATGCATTTTCGAAGTAGTCACGGTATTCGCGACCTTGTTTGTCCTTGTCTTTCCACGCGCTTACGTTCACGATGTCTCCCTCGAAAAGGTGTGCGATTTGATCGAGGGTCTGATTGGACCAAATGCGTGGAATTCGATGGATACGGTCAGTGAATGGATTCATGACTTTCCAGTAAGAAAAGGAAGGGGACAGTGTCAGCTAGCACTTTGGGTGCCATGCTAATTCATATTGTTGCCCCATGTCCTATTGATTAGCTTTTGCGAAGTTCGAATATCTGCGAAGGCATCGAGCCTGTCTTCAAACAGAATTTAAATTGATAAGTCAAACGCTAAGCTAGGTCAACGTCAGTCGCTCTGCCTGCCATCAGGATGCTTGTTGACTCTGACACAATAAACTCGGATCGACTCAAAGGAATTGTGGTATGTCATTCAGCTTGCGGAAGGAAGTCGTAAGGGCCTATACACGATACATTCGCCCGTCTGTGCAGAAAATTAAGATTTCTTGCGACGTTGAAGTCGTGCGATTGTGTTCCAACTGTCGCTTGAACGAAACCGATCTGGTGGTTTGTTGTTTGGTGCGCGATGCGGCCTATCAAGTTGATTCCTTCATCGATTATTATCAGCGGCTTGGAGCCCGCCATATCGTCATTATGGACAACGGTTCCGTTGATGACACGATGGAGCGGGCTCTGAGTTGGGATGGCGTGACAGTCTTGCGGACAGGACTGCCCTATCCGGTGTACAAGTACGGATTCAAGCAGTATTTCTTGGATCGATTCGGACTGCAATGTTGGTGTTTGATTGCAGATGTTGACGAGCGATTTGATTATCCCGCGTCATCACGGATTTTGATGTCGCAGTTTCTTGCTTATCTCAACCTGCACGGCTACACCGCTGTGATGAGCCAGATGCTAGATTTGTTTCCTGCGGGGCCTATTGCTTCTTGGTCCGAGAATGGGCACCTGCTGGAACAAGAAAGTCGCTTTTACGATTTGTCGAGGTTGCGATTGCACTCGCCGATCCGCGGCGCCGGTAATCGATTTGCGAATTCGGGAATTCTGCGATTCTCTGGCGGGGTCCGTGAGGATAAGTTTCAAATGGCGACAGCTCCGGCGTTGACAAAGATGCCACTCTTATTTCGTTCGAAAGGGGCGATCCAGTCGCCCCTCTCCGCTCATGAATGTCGATTTGCTCGCGTTGCCGACATCAGTTGCGTCTTGCGTCACTACAAATTCCATCGTGATTTTGTCGAGCAATGTAAAATGGCTGTCGAAAGACAGAACTATCACAACGGCTCCAAAGAATATGCGTGTTATCTCAAAGCGATGCGGAAAAATTCTCTGCTGACCTTAAAGGGTGAAACTTCTCGCGAATTCCAAGGGGTTGACGCTCTGGTTGATGAGGGGTTTCTTGTGGTATCGGCTGAATATGAAGCGTTTGTGGAATCGCACTGCGGGCGTTGGCGCCAAGCCGCGGCTTAGTCGAACCGTGTCGCCATCTTATGGGGAGGTTAGGCGCTTTGGCGGGACGATTCACTCGTCAGCGATCGAACCCATGCGACAAAGTCAATTGCCCAGCTCTCTTCGCAGAATGGTCGAATGGCTTCTTGTCCTTGCTGGACCATTCTGTATTTTTCTTCGGAGGACAAATTGCATCCGATCCGGATCTGTTCTGCGAGTGAATTCGGTGAATCCGCCTGATAAAGCAGGCCGTTGCAACCGTGAGTCAAGAGTTCTGAGACGCAAGGCAGATCGGGGGCGATGACCGGTCGTTGCCATGACAGATAGTCGAGCAACTTGAACGGCATTCGCAGCTGTTCTTTTGCAGCAAGTGTTGCCACCAGCACGTGGCTCTGATTGGCCAGCTGGGGTAGCCGCCCCATGGGAACAAATGGTGTGAATGTCGTGCGATCTGCTATACCCAATTTAATCGCGTCCTGGATGAGTTGTTGGCGGTATTCGTCTTCTGGTGCGCCGCCTATGATTTCCAGGTGGAAGTTGGTGGGAAGGAGCGTGTGTGCTTTCAGTAATAATTCCAGGTTTTTCCACGGCAAGATGCTGCCGGCGTACATCGCGCGTTGGATGTTGTTCGAGCCAACTGGGGGGATTGTGGCTGCGTTGATCTTTGTATTGATCTTGTGGTGGGAGACTCGCTGGGCCTTTGACTTGATGAAGGGATAGCGATGAACCATTTCCTTCTGAAGTGACTCGGAAGTGAAGATCAAAGCGTCCGCAGCCAGCAATTCGGAGCCGTCGTCAAAATCTGCATCGTGGCATTCCAGCAGCAAGAAAAAGGAGGTTGGCTTGCTACGTCGTAGTTGCTGAAAGAAGCGAGCGCACTTGCGCTGTGAGACGTAAACCACGCGGGTGCGAGATTTGCCCTGATTTAACCATCTCTTGGCAAGCTGTTTTCGCCATATGCTGGAAAGTCCCTTGTGGTGAATGGGAGGCGCATGAAGCTGAAATTTGGGGAAATTCTTTAAATTGATCCCGTACAGCTCCTGCAGGGAAAATGCAGAGTGACCATTGGCGGCGATCATTTGCACGGGCACATGATGGCTGAGTAGGGCACAAGAGCGAACGCCGTAAAGCGAGTGGGCTGTTGTGCTGGGAACTCGCACGTTGCGATAGCAAAGGATCTCCATCAGCTGACTACCAATCGATGCAGAGTTTAAGCGCCGTTTTGCTCAGAATGAGCGAGAATCTTATCAGTTGTCTGAAGGAACTGTAACGCCAGAATATCCATGTTGAAGCAAAAGTCGGCGAGCGATAAGATCAGTGCAAAGAGGGCGCAGTCCAAGTTCTTTGCTAGCGTCTTCTGAGGCTCCGAATCTTCCTGTTGACCGCATTTTCCAAGAGGGGCCCCGGTCCATCTGTGTCTGGTGAACTTTGCGTATTGCATTTGCTATCGAGCGTCTTGATCCATCACGAGGTGGTCGTGAGCGGTCGACGCTGGAAATCGCGCGGACGCTTCAACGCCAAGGCAATGAGATCACCATTCTTTGTCAGGATAATGCGGTAAAAGACTCCTCGATGAAAGTCGAGCGTTTGGGCCCGGTCTCTGGTTCGCGGGTACAACGGCTGCGAGGCTTCATTGTGGATGTGCAAAAGTTGATTCGAGCGAAGAAGTTCGAAATTGTGCATGCGATGTTACCTGTTCCGCAGGCAGACGTCTATCAGATCCGTAGCGGGACGCTTCCAGAATTACGCGCTGCGGCACTGCGGCGTCGCGGTTTATTGAGTCGCGGAGGAGCCTTGCTCGCTTGGCACCTTAATTCATACCGTAACTACTTGATGGGGCTAGAGCAGCAGGTGATGCGAGATCGATCAGTCTTGTGCTTGCCCGTGAGTCAAGCGGTTGCCGTCGAGGTGGCTCGTTACTATGACCGGATCAAAGGTGTCAATGTCGTCTACAATGGCGTGGCTTGCGTCCGCCCCTCGGATTGGCAGGCAACTCGACAAAATCGCCGTCGTCGGCTTGGGTTAAACGATGACGATTTGATGATGTTATTGCCGGCCAATGATTTTCGTCGCAAGGGAGTGCGGGAAACGTTAGTGGCTTTCGCGAGGTGGCTGAAAGTCCAGCGGGGGCGATCGTCCGCGAAACTGGTTGTGATTGGACGAGAATCGACGTCTGAATATCAGCGATTGGCTACCAGGCTGGGATGTGCCGACGCAACGGTTTTCGCTGAGTTCGACGAAGATATTGCCGGCTGGTTTTGCGCTGCGGATGCCTGTTTGTTGTTGTCCTGGTATGACCCGTGTAGTCGAGTGATTCTCGAATCTATTCGCTTCGGGGTTCCGTCGGTTACCACCTTGATGAATGGCGCCAGTGAAATTCTGCGGGACGGGGCCGGAATTGTCGTCTCATCGCCCGACAGTTCAGCTGAGGTTCTGTCTGCTTTTAATCACCTGTCGGACACAAAAACGAGAGCCGAAATGAGCGAGTCCTGTTTGAGGATTCAAGGGCGATTGAGTATTGAGTCTCA
Coding sequences:
- a CDS encoding glycosyltransferase family 4 protein; this encodes MEILCYRNVRVPSTTAHSLYGVRSCALLSHHVPVQMIAANGHSAFSLQELYGINLKNFPKFQLHAPPIHHKGLSSIWRKQLAKRWLNQGKSRTRVVYVSQRKCARFFQQLRRSKPTSFFLLLECHDADFDDGSELLAADALIFTSESLQKEMVHRYPFIKSKAQRVSHHKINTKINAATIPPVGSNNIQRAMYAGSILPWKNLELLLKAHTLLPTNFHLEIIGGAPEDEYRQQLIQDAIKLGIADRTTFTPFVPMGRLPQLANQSHVLVATLAAKEQLRMPFKLLDYLSWQRPVIAPDLPCVSELLTHGCNGLLYQADSPNSLAEQIRIGCNLSSEEKYRMVQQGQEAIRPFCEESWAIDFVAWVRSLTSESSRQSA
- a CDS encoding glycosyltransferase family 4 protein; amino-acid sequence: MRIAFAIERLDPSRGGRERSTLEIARTLQRQGNEITILCQDNAVKDSSMKVERLGPVSGSRVQRLRGFIVDVQKLIRAKKFEIVHAMLPVPQADVYQIRSGTLPELRAAALRRRGLLSRGGALLAWHLNSYRNYLMGLEQQVMRDRSVLCLPVSQAVAVEVARYYDRIKGVNVVYNGVACVRPSDWQATRQNRRRRLGLNDDDLMMLLPANDFRRKGVRETLVAFARWLKVQRGRSSAKLVVIGRESTSEYQRLATRLGCADATVFAEFDEDIAGWFCAADACLLLSWYDPCSRVILESIRFGVPSVTTLMNGASEILRDGAGIVVSSPDSSAEVLSAFNHLSDTKTRAEMSESCLRIQGRLSIESHVAQLRRIYDRIVRDRESSGKGLGGTRHAA
- a CDS encoding MATE family efflux transporter, whose product is MAPDTSESDTSEPDTSEPKNSSSSKTPELPGRLAGLSVWRQVLVLAIWPLMEQLLGFLVGFVDTAIAGRLSVQATESIAVAAYIGWLMVLMYGAVGIGAAALVSRAIGARQRRLANKALGQAIVFGLVVGLFLTAFLLLTADLISASMNLSDDSIQMAATYLRVLAIAAPASGVLFVSNACLRASGDTKTPFRILAVVNLINVACSLLFVFASAPLGGYGVHGIAAGTVIAWCVGSILAVRALRSGNSPLRLGWGRLRPEPKTMRRILRISTPQFLDSLTMWTGNFLIASIVGYIGRTSEPGALGAHVIVIRIEAISYLPGWALAVAAATLTGQYLGLGDVQRAKQATSYCLLIAAITMGSMGLIFMLVPYQLVRLITSEPELLKMAPQLLRICGPAQVFLGTAMVFDQSLRGAGDTRMATLIVAGSTIFIRLPAAYIVGVVYDQGVAGIWVAICSEITFRAIVSTAYYKSGRWTRVQV
- a CDS encoding glycosyltransferase family 2 protein; translation: MSFSLRKEVVRAYTRYIRPSVQKIKISCDVEVVRLCSNCRLNETDLVVCCLVRDAAYQVDSFIDYYQRLGARHIVIMDNGSVDDTMERALSWDGVTVLRTGLPYPVYKYGFKQYFLDRFGLQCWCLIADVDERFDYPASSRILMSQFLAYLNLHGYTAVMSQMLDLFPAGPIASWSENGHLLEQESRFYDLSRLRLHSPIRGAGNRFANSGILRFSGGVREDKFQMATAPALTKMPLLFRSKGAIQSPLSAHECRFARVADISCVLRHYKFHRDFVEQCKMAVERQNYHNGSKEYACYLKAMRKNSLLTLKGETSREFQGVDALVDEGFLVVSAEYEAFVESHCGRWRQAAA